CCTACAGCACGAACTTTGGCCTCCGGCCTAGGATTCGCGCAAAATTAGGTTCACGAATGACGAACAGTGCCCCTTCCGGAGGTTTGCAGGTGAGGGCAACCCTCACGCGGCTTGGCTCAAAGTCCAGGCCTGCACCACTTAGAGGAACCCTTCGTGATTCTTAGATAAAAGAAATACCGAACCCTCGGGTTCGGGCTATTGTTGCTCTGCCTTAACTTGGTCTGAGCGATAGATAATGGTTAGGTCGGGATGCTCACGCAACCAAGTAGCTGGAAAACGACGATCATTGCGTAGCATGCCATCCAAGGCCTTTTGTTTGCTTTCGCCAACAACGAGCAGAAGCACACGTTCACTGGCCATGAAGCTTCCCACCCCATAGCTAACCCCCCGTGTGCCTTCAGGCAGTCGCAGATAGCGGCATGATTCAGATGAAAGCGTTACTTCGCCAAATCGAAACCCAGGGCTCATATGGGGTTCGTGAAAGGCAATGTGACCATTGATACCCAGGCCTAGGATAGTAGCACCGACTCCATCTAGTGGGCCCTGATCAATCCAATGAATCTGGTTTCGATAAGTAGGAAGATAGTCTTCAAGAAAGGAGCGAAATCGAATCTTAGGGGGAACGTCGAGAAGTTCGTCGATCTGCACGAAGGTAACATTTTGGAGCCAAGGAAACGACTCCTGCTCTATATGCTGATAGAGAGTCTTGGGTGTGTTGCCAGCAGGCACAAATATCTTCCGAATATCCATATCTTCAACGGTTTTTCTAAGCCATTGCAGGGATAGGTCGATAAAGGTTCTGTCGTCCGCACAAGATAATATCTTCATAGGTGGAATCTCTTATGTCTCGCCCGTCTCACCATGAGTATAACTTAATCGTAGCAGCCCATCCAGACGACGAGACACTATTTTTTTCATCGATTTTGATGCAGGAGGCTCGCGAGACTCGGGTTCTGTGTGTGACGGATGGTAATGCCGATGGTCAAGGGTCTGTTAGGAAGAAGCAGTTTACGTCAGCCATGGCAAGCTTTGGAATTCACCACGGTAAGTTCGGGACTTTACCCGATATCTATGAAAAAAGGCTCAGTTATGACGAGGTCTCTGAGATGTTAGAAGATCTACCGACGCCTACTAGAGTTTATACTCATGGTCCCGTTGGTGAGTATATGCACCCTCACCATCAGGATGTGTGTTATGCTGTGACACGATTCTTTAGAGGGGTCTGTCCAGTTTTTGGAGTTGCTTACAATTGTTTTCCGGATGAGCATCATCACCTGAGTCGGGCGCAATTTGAATTAAAAGCCAAGGTCATAGCTGAAACCTACGGCTCCGAAACGAATCGATTTCTGAATCTCATTCCGTGCACCGCAGTAGAAGGTTTCGTGGAGCTTTCATATTCAGAAGTGAGAGAAATTTATAAACTGCTCTCAGGACAGTCTCAATCAATGGACGAATCCCAACTAAAGCATTTCCTATGGCTTAAAAAATTCTTGATCCACCGAGCATCCTTATCGGGAGAGCGTCTATTCTGAACTCAGAATAAACTACTGCGTTTCGTGGATTCCGCTTCCGCTAATTGGCAAAGATAAGCCTCTGGAGTGTGGGTTCCGAAGCGCTCCTGAAGATCAGAAAAAAGCTGCCAGATATTGCCAGATTGGATACTATCTTTCAAACGCTCCCAGTATTGGCGCTCACTACTTAACTTTTCAAAGCTTTTCATGGTTTTCCATGATCCAGACTGTGGAATAAAGGTGACTTGTCCGGGTGATACATCATAGTTAAGAAACTCCACGAAGCCTTTGAGCCATCGCGTAAAGACGTTATCACCAGGAACAATCGCCGCAAACTCTGGTGCTAGCCACTGGGATGGTGGGAGGTGAGGCACCAGATCCAGTTGGGTGATAGCGGAATAGATCTTTTCTTGAAGATGAATTTCTAAGTCTCTTAGGTACTCGGCGTCCCCTAGACGAGGAGCAGCACTGGTATACAATCCCTTGATCGGCAGCTTGTTCTTAGCAATGTAGAGTGAAGTCAGCTGGGCCAGGCCACCGCCAAGGCTATGGCCAGTGACGAATATCTTCTTAACCTTATGACGACGGGATTCTATCCCGTTGACAAGAGCAGGGCGGAGGTTTTTGTAGTGCCGAAGAATACCGCTATGCACTTTGCCGCGAACTTCGTTGACGTTTGATGATCTCTGAAAAAATTCTGCATCTATAAGGTAGTCTTTGATCCATTTACTACCTCGAAAGGCGATCAGCATCGTATCGCCGCTAACAGCAATCATAGATTCCGCACCCCCCCACACTATCTGGAGTGATCATCTCGATATCTGAGAAGCCTAAGTCTTGAAATTGAGATTGAACTTCATCCGAGGAGTTGTTCTCCATGACATGTGCAGCCCAAAGGAACAGTATTGTGTTTTCTAGGCTAAAGCTTGATCTAGATTGGAACTTCAAGTTTGGCAAGCTATCAGCACAACGGACGTCTTTCAGTGACGATTGGTCCCAGACTATTTCATCACGGCCATAAAGATTGGTAGCTAAGGCTCCCGCGAGAAGAAGTGATCCCGCTAAAACTCGTTTCATATTTGATCCCCATCAAAATGTAAGCGAACGTTGGTGCCTAGTAAAAACAGCTTACAGAGAAATGTCTATTTACTATAGCTAAGTGCAACAATGACTATGATCATTGTTGTGTGGAACGTCTCTTGCTTCAAGTTGATTGAAATTTGATAGGATTGTTCCGGAAAAAGCTCAAACTCATGAACAAGGCGATCGTGATCATCAGTGGGGCGAGATAAAAGGCTCGTTCGATACCCACCCAGTCTGTCAACTGGCCTACACTGAGGTGAATGAGGGCTAAAGATGTTTGTATGGCAGTGAAGATCCAGATAGTCATAGACTTCCAGAGCTTGGGATAGATATGTGAAACTTGTGCCATAAAGAGAGGAAAAAATGGTCCTAATAAGCCAGCAAGAGGCATGAGCTTAGGATACCCATTGATAGCTAGAAGAATGAAGGTAATGCCTAGAACTAGGCTGCCTATCATTGCCATACGCTCCCACTGTGGACGAACTAACAAGAAACTAAGGAAGCGGCTCGATGAGATAGCAAGAAAGAAGTAGCTGGTCAGTTGTGAGGCATCTACAGTGGAATAGTTCTGTACTTGGATAAAATAAGTCGACATCCACATGGATGTTAGCACCTCACCACCTACATAGATGGCGAAAAGGGTGACCGGCACCAAACTATACCATTGGAAGGGTTCCTTTGGTTGATTTAAGTCATGATCTTCCGCTGGCTCATCGGGAACCACCCGAGTTATGATGCCAGCTAGAATTAGGTTTGCTAGTGACATGATACTGATCGCTGTCCACCAAGGGTATTGTGCTTCGTAGAACCAGGCGAAAGTCATAGGTCCAAGGAACGAACCGACGCCGTACATGACTTGCTGAATGGATAGCAAACGACCACGGAGGTGGCTAGGTGAGCCTTTGATTGTAAGAATATTACAGATGCTTCCCATCAGTGCGACACCAGCTCCCATAACTAAGCCGAGTGCTAAAAGTCGTACGAGATCGTGGACCCATGGGGCAATAAAGCCCGGGAGGGCACAAAAACCGCAGATAAAGAGAGTGACTTTTTTCTCTGAATGTCGCTTTAGTGCCCGGCCCATCATCAGGGTCGACACCACGGCTGCAAAGTTGCCGATTGTCAGAAAGAGTCCACCATAGCTATAGGAGAGGTTAAGACGTTCGCAGAGAATGGGAAGTAAGGGCCCTCGGATGTTATCTAAGAACGATACGGAAACAAGGGTCGCAATTCCTGCAAATACATAGCCTGGGTGAATCGTAGTCCGACTCATCTTACACCTTTCTCAATAATAACCCTTTTAGGTATAGTGATTCTGGAAATGATAGGCGAGTAGGGTGATCTTCAGATTGACTCAAATGCTTAACAATCTGGGCATCGCAGCCCGCATCAATGGTGGCTCCAAAAACAACTTTTTGGAACAAGTCACGAGAGATCAATCCCGAGCAAGAAAAGCTTGCTAGAAGGCCCCCTGGGCGGAGCAATTGGAAAGCTAAAAGGTTCAAGTCCTTGTAGCCGCGACAAGCACCCTGAATATTACGGTGGCTTGCTGCAAATTTAGGTGGATCGAGTATTATGAAGTCGAATTGCTCACCAGCATCTCTTAATTCGCGAAGATATTTAAAGACATCCTTGTGGATGGTATGGTGAGGTATCGACAAACCATTTTTTTCGAAGCTTTCTTGGGCCAATTCCAAAGCTGGCTCGCTTTCGTCGATGCTTGTTACCTCGTGAGCACCACCCAGAGCTGCTGCCACGGAGAAGCCCCCTGTATAGCTAAAGCAGTTTAGCACCCGAGACCCTTCGCTATAGTGTTTGATAATTGCGCGATTGTCTCGTTGATCGATGTAGAAGCCGGTCTTATGTCCCTCCCAAAGATCCACAAGGAGTTTCATGCCATTCTCTAAGACAGTAACCCCCTCCTTGGGCAGCTCGCCGAGGATTACCTCCTTGCGAAGTTCCAAGCCTTCTTTCTTTCGAACCGCCTCATCGGAACGTTCGACGATGCCTTGTGGGTTTAGTAGTTCCAGAATTAACGCGATAATGGTATCTCGATGCTTTTCCATCCCAGCTGTGAGGATTTGAAACGAAACCCATTGGTCAAACTGATCTATGACTAGTCCGGGTAAATAGTCAGCATCATGGGCCACCAAGCGAATGCAGTTGGTCTCTTGGCGATCAATGTGCTTGCGCCTCTCGATGCTTGACTTGATCTGCTCTCTTAGGAAATCTGCATTCAGTGAAACTCCATCTTGCCATGAATAGATGCGAACTCTGATCTGAGAGTGGGGATTATAGTATCCCCGCCCTAGAAACTGGCCTTTGGCACTATGGACGCTCACATCATCACCACTCGCAAGGCTCTTGGGGGCGGTTTGCAGAGCGCCACTGAATACCCAGGGGTGATGATTGATCAGTGATTTTTCTTTACCCGGTTTTAAATGTACCTTGGCCATGTCGTCACCTAATATTTAAGGTCCAATGATAGAGGTCATCTTCCAGCACTTTTTCAGCCACATGAAGATCGCTCATTGACAGTGAGTCTTCAATACGCCGATACCGTTCTTTAAAAAATACTTCTCGAACTCCCGATTGCCATATGGCTCGTAAGCATTCGGGGCAGGGGCTTAGGGTACAAACCATAATCCGGCCTGCTGTAGCATGGCCGAGGCGTGCGCAGTCAAACAACAGCTTTCGCTCGGCATGAAGCATATAAGTATATTTGTGAGGCCTTGTATTCGGTAACCCTGTGCCACAGTGACCATCGATGAAGCCATTCCAATTACTGAGTATGGTTTGATAGCTCTCATCGAGAAGCACAGCACCAACTTTGGTTTCAGCATCCGGCGAAAACTGAGCGGCTTGCTCGGCCTGGGAAAGGGCGTCTCTGACCAATTGTATCAATCTTGTCTCCTTAACCGAGTCAGATGGGACGCGGATACTAACAGAATCCCACCGTCATTCCTAGACCTTTTTTTAGTGTAAGTCCCTGAAAATACAAGGCTACAATTCAAGGGGAGGAGCACCTGTCGGAATATTACCTTGCTTAGCGATCCCTACAGGCCTTAAATACCATGAAATTTCTATGATTTTCACGAGGACAACAGGATGGCATCGATTCTCTTTCTATGTACGGGTAACTCATGCCGTAGCCAAATGGCTGAGGGTTGGGCAAAGTTTCTTTGGCAGGGGCAGCACGACGTTTACTCGGCTGGTTTGAAAGCCCATGGTTTGAATCCATACGCCGTTAGGGTTATGAAGGAAGCTGGTGTGGATATCTCCCAACAAAAATCTCAAGTGATTGATGATGTGCCTTGGCAGAGTATGGATTATGTGACAACAGTTTGCGGGCACGCAGATGAGCACTGTCCGAGTTTACCGGTGAAAGCCAAGAAGATTCACCATCCCTTTGACGATCCACCAAGATTGGCTCAAGATCTAACCGATGAAGAAGAGATTCTTTTTGTCTATAGGCGAGTTCGCGATGAAATTCGCGACTTTCTAGATGGCTGGGAAGGAATGAAGCAGTAGCGTCATAGGGGAGCGAGGATGAGAGCATTTGTAACTGGTGGTACCGGATTCATCGGACTTCACGTGGTCAAGGAGCTGATTGCGGATCGTTGGGATGTGACGGTTCTCTACCGAAAGACCTCGGATCTTTCGCGCCTCGATAACCTCGATGTTCAGTTGGTTGAGGGTGATATTGTCGACCAGGATCAAATGGCTAGGATTCTGAGCCAGGGTTTTGATGCGGTTTTTCATGTTGCGGGTGACGTGAGTTTGTGGAGGATGAAAAATGATCTGCAGAACCAGATCAATATTCACGGCACTCGAACCTTGGCAAGACAAAGTTTGAAACACGAAGTAGGGCGGTTTGTTCATACTTCTAGTGTGGCAGTTTGGGGCCTACCCGATGGAACTATCAATGAGCGATCGGAAAAAAAAGGACCTACAGCTCCGATTAATTATATGAAATCCAAATTCTATGGAGAGCAGGAAGTCTTGGCCTGTGTGCAAGAAGGCTTGGATGCGGTGATCCTAAATCCGTGTCATGTGATGGGTCCCTACGATGAGCAAAACTGGTCTCAGCTTTTTACTATGATTCATCGCGGGCAATTGCCTGGTGTGCCTCCAGGGCTCGGAACGTTTTGTCATGTAAAAGATGTTGCAAAGGCTCATCTGCAAGCTCTCTACAAAGGTACTCAAGGAGAATGTTACCTGCTCGGCGGCAGCCAGGCGTCCTATCTTGATGTGGGCCGCGAGGTAGCAGAGCTGCTTCAAGTCCCGGCCCCCAAACAGCTACCGGCTTGGCTCCTAGCAATGTCAGGGCAGTATGCTGAGTTGGTATCTTGGTTCACGGGGCGTGAACCGGCCATGACCCCTGAAAAGGCTGCTTTGCTATCCCACGATGTTAAGGTTGACTGTACCAAAGCAATCAATCATTTGGACTATGAAATCACACCTGTGTCTCGTATTCTAGAAGAGAGCTTCCACTGGTTGAAGCATGCCGGCTATCTCAGCTAGGTTTGTCAATATTTTTTTGAAACTGCCGTTACCCCTCAATCAGGCAACCTTATCTAGGAGCTGTCGTTCTAACCCTGGAACAATAATTTCAAACCGACACCCGGAACCGGGAACCGAAGTCACTTTGATTGTCCCACCGAGATCTTCGATTTGCGACTTCACAACATCCATGCCGATGCCCCGGCCGGATACTTCAGTGATCTGTTCGGTTGTGGATAGAAATGCAACGAATATGAGGTTTATCTTATCTTCTAAGCTCGATTGTTTCGCCTCTTCAGGAGTCCAATGGCCTGAAGATATTGCTTTTTCCACCAGCCGATCCACAACAATTCCTCGCCCGTTATCTTCGATTACCAGGTGGAGCTTCCCCTTGCGTCGATGGCAGGCGAATTGAATCGTCCCGTCTCGTTGCTTTCCGACAGCAAGTCGTTCTTCACAAGTTTCGATGCCATGGTCAACGCAATTGCGAAGGATGTGTGTGATTGCGCTGTCAAATCTCTGAGCCTCATGAAAGGATAGCTCAGAGCTATCATCTTCAAAACTCAAGCGAATGGATTTATTCTCCTGCTGAGCTAGCTCAAGGATCATACAGTGGTACTTCGCGAACACTTCCGATGGTGGGTATAGCTTCAAGTTGGCGATCGCTGACAGCCATTGGTTGCTAGCATCTCGCTGGGCAAGGCGAATCAAATCATCGATTTTTCGCTGATCCACCCGAACATAGGAGGAATTTTTCTGTAAACCAAGAATCTCATTGATATCGTTGGTCTCCACCTCCCATTGGTTTTTAATAACATTCCATAGGTTTTTAGCATCTGGCGACACAAGTGTTGGTTGACCACCTTGAATCTGGCTTTCTAGTTCGTGTATCCGATGGGAGATAGAACTGAATTCGAACGTTGCAGTATTGCCTTTAAGAGTATGAAGGGTTTGCACGAGAGGCTGAAATCGTTCGCTTCGGCCATCGAGTATCCATTGATCGATACAGAAAAAATGCTTGTTTGTTTCTTGAAAAAAATCTTTGAAACTTTCAAGGTTTGATGCAGCCATGGAGATACGCTTGATACGCTCGGTCTGTGCTTCTTGCTTCTGCTGTGCTTCCAGTGACTCTGTTTGGTCTGAAATCACAGCGATGACTCCATCTAGTTGACCATCAGCCTGGAAGTGTTCTTTGTATGCGACGGCAATCTTTCGGGTCCTATCATCAACTACAAAGTCGAAAGAGCTAGGCAGCAGGGCCATGGTACCCTGAAATGATGCTACCAGGCCAGAATCCTCCTTCAGGCATTCAAGGACGAATTCCACAGTATCGGCTTTGGTATCGCAGTAATAGTTTAAGAAATCAGCGATTGAATGGAAATCCTCTGAACCTGGCAGGATCTTCTCTAAGGCCTGTGATCGTTCCTTAGCGATTTTCCCTTCTTTGTCGAAAAAAAATAGACCTTCAGATATCGTTTCCAGGAGGCTTCTTGTATTGGCATCGCTTTTTTGGATTGCTTGAATCATCACATCAAATGAAGCTGCTAGCTCGCCAATTTCATCCTTGCTCTGCACATCAATCCGTTTATCGTAGTGACCCTGAGCGATTTCCTGGCTGACTTGAACCATTTTAGTCAGTGGCTTCAGTAAAAGTGCTACGGCTATGATGAAGATAGGCAAGAAAATAAGTGCTATAAGCCACGACAACGAATTGATACGATCTTGAGTTTGCGCGAGGTCTTTTACAATCCGAGTCATGTCTGCGTAAACGACGAGGTGAGCCTTGTCGTTAAAAACTTCATGGGGGAGGGGAACTTCCCTCAGATTATAGATTCCGCGATGCTCGCCATGGTAGTAGCCGTCATCGCGAAGCTGATAATCTTGATCCGAAGGGGGGGTGAGAAGGAAGTTGCCAACAGAGAGCTGCGAATAGTAGCCAGTGCTTTGCTGAAACTCAACAAGAACCGGGAGCAGGCTGCCAACAAATCCGTGGATAGTAGCGATATCACCGCTATCGTCCTCAGCAGGAATTGCGACAACGAATAAGGGTTCACCGGAAGGGGATGTGACAAAACCAGTCTCGATAGCTTCACTATTCATAGCACGGTCGATAATAGCCTGGACTTTGTTATCGCTCTCACTGAACACGACGCTGTCAAGGGATACTCGGTAGTCAAACAGTCGATGGCCTTCAAAGTCGAACGATATAATTTGATTGACACCGAATGCCACGCTGATCTGATTGCCAACTCCCAGAACAGTCCGTTCCCAAAGCTCCTTATCGACGGATTGAGAGGTGAAAGCTTTGAGGTTAGCGGGAATGAGCCACGGCCTTAGCCAAGAATTCAGGCCTTCTAAATGATTATCGAGTATCCTCGAAAACAAACCGGCCTGCTCACTTGCGGACTGGTTTTCGAATGATTCGATCGTGGCTCGTTCCACTTCCCGAGCAATGAATGGGTTCATTCCAAGAAGTAATAATGCGAGACTGGCTACGATTATGGTCAGTCTGAATTTAATTGAAGAAAGCATTCAACTATCTCCTCCGCGCCGTCGTCTCTAGTTGAATGACATGGCCCTGGGGGCCTTCTCTACTATTCTAGCGTGCAGTTGGGCACTTACGGGTGAGCCTGTCATCAGCATAATGCCTCGGCGGTCTTGTACTTTAAGTTCGGTACTTAGCCCCTCAACCATTGAGCTTTTGATTCTTATTTATGGGTAGGGATATTGGGGGGGGAGCGGGGTAACCATTTCAAAGGTTTGAGCCGCTCCTCCAAAGAGGTCGATTCTAGAGGTCGATGCCGTAGTTCACACCAACTGTTACAGAAGGCAGCACAGGAACAGAATTTAGTGCATCCTTCTGAGCTTCATCGAAACGCTTTGACAACGCATCTTTGTACAGACGCGGGCCATATTCGGCCTCGATTGAACTGTGAAAGCCATGTTTTAAGCTTAGCTCCGCCTTGATGTCGATAACCTTATTGATTGGGATCAGATAACCTAGACTGCCCTGAAAGAAATGAATATCTCCCTTTAAGCCCAGCTCGTAGTTTTCCTTGCTTGGACCCAGATTTCGAACAGGTCGTCCGTGGGAAATTAATGATAGGGTGTCTGCTGGCGGAAGGTGCCCATCCCCTCGAATCATCGCATAGCCGAAATCGAAGTATAGCTGACGGGATATTTTTGGGATTTTGGAACCTAGGGAAATTTCGAAATGAAACCCCTCCTCGTAGGCATTGTCAAAAATAATAGCTTGCTCGACATTGATCCTATTGGCTTCAAGAAGTGCCTCAGAACCACCCATAATGTAGCCGGGGGCCAGGGCTCCGACCTTTATCTTTATCTCCACTGGGGTGGGTAGAATTCCAAAACGAGCCTCGACTCCGTTGGAAAAAGGGTACTCACTGTACACGCCAATTTTGAAGGGCGTGGCACTTGCCGAAAAGCTCATTAAGAGCAACAAGATAGCAAAAATCTTTGTCATAAGTCTCTCTATCATAGTCAGTTTGTCCTGGGTGGGGGGACTATATTCAGCTGAAGTATGTATGTCAATAAAAATATGGACAGTTTGGCTATCTATCTAAGATTTGTAAAAGAACCGTTCCCAAGTGCAAAAGCAAATTGATTCCAGGGCTTTGTATGGTACTCATGCCCACCTGTAGAGTGGCGCAACAGGCGAATTTCCTGCCATTTCGAGTCATAAGTCTTGTTAGAGGTGCCGATCAGGGGCCAACGGTGATCTTGCGGAGAACGGTGTGAGTCAGTTTTTATCTTGGGGTCGTTACTTTCCCCATAAACCTAGTCAAATTAGGCCTATAGCCTGGCGTGATGAGTTCACTTGGCTTGGAGTAGAGCCTCATTGCCTTGCCTACGGCCTGGGTCGCAGCTATGGGGATTCATGCCTCAATCATCATGGGGTCTTGATCCCAACCCGAGGGCTCAATCGCTTGATCGCTTGGGATGATGAGACGAACATTCTTCGCTGTGAAGCGGGAGTGTCTCTGGGGGAGGTCTTGGAGTTTGCGGTACCCCGGGGAAGTTTCCTGCCGGTATCACCTGGAACTAAGTTTGTTACTGTGGGGGGAGCAATCGCCAACGATATCCATGGTAAAAACCATCACAGCGCTGGCACCTTTGGGCGTTATGTGAAGGCATTTGGGCTTCTACGATCCAACGGGGAGGAACTCGTTTGTAGTCCTGCAAGCAATGCAGATCTTTATCGGGCGACGATTGGCGGTCTTGGCTTAACTGGCTTGATCACTTGGGCAGATATACAACTTAAATACGCTTCGCCGGTGATGGCGGTCGAGAATGTTCCTTTTGAGGGGCTGGATGAGTTCTTCAACCTGTGCGAAAGTTCAGAGCACTATGAATACACAGTCGCTTGGATGGATTGCATCGATGCCTGGAACCGTTGGGGACGAGGCATCTTTATGCGAGCCAACCACAGCCCAGATGAACTTCCGAACCAATCCCGTAAGCCCTCGCTATCAGTGCCTTTTAGCCTTCCTAGCTTTGTCTTAAATCGTTATTCCTGCAAGGCGTTTAACGAAGCCTACTATTATGCCAATAGTTTGAAACAGGGAACAAGCCTCAAGCCTTATGAGCCGTACTTTTATCCCTTAGACATGGTTCACCACTGGAACCGTATCTACGGCAGTCGCGGATTCTTTCAGTATCAATTGGTGGTACCTCTTTCTGAAAAAGAGGCCTTTGCTGAAATCTTCAATGTGATTGCAAAGTCGGGCCTAGCATCCTTCCTAGTGGTTCTTAAAAAGTTTGGCAATCTTAGCTCCCCAGGGATGATGTCATTTCCGATGGAAGGATACACGCTAACTCTAGATTTTTCCCACCGGCCAGGCTCGACCAAAGCCACCTTAAAGAGGTTGACAGACATAGTTAACGAAGCCCATGGCAGACTGTACCCGGCGAAAGACAGTGTAATGACGCCAGAGGACTTTGAGCGCTACTATCCCCAATGGCGTCAGTTTTCAGAGTACAAGGACCCGAAGTTTTCTTCCAGCTTTTGGAGAAGGGTGGCTCCAACGAGCCAATAAGCTTTCTGGACCAGCATCTTGTTCGCAGAGTCCTGAATTCTATCGGGGGAAGCTCCAGTTGAAAAAATCTGGAAGCACAGCTAGAGTCTCAAAATTCACTCTACAAGATTTTGGGATCATACAATGAATCACCTGGCCGTTGAAATCCAATCGCTTCCGAATCCGCTACCATTTTATTACAAGGCAGTATTCTCTTCAAAGAGGTTTCGCGAAGGGGACGCCTTTCCAGAATTAGCCTGTCAATGGAAAGACTTTAAATTTGATTTAAAACGTCTCAACAAGTATCGGCAAATTTGCCAGATCGACGATAATGGCTATGTACCCATACTCTACCCTCACTCGTTTCTTGGGCCTTTGCACTTGCAGATCATGACCCACGACACCTTTCCACTCAAGCTTCTCGGCTCAGTTCATCATCGCAACCACATTGTTCAATATCGCCCGTTGAAGGTTGAAACAAACTACGGGGCCAAACTAAGGCTCGGGGAGCATCGGCGACGGCCTCAAGGAATGGAGTTTGATTTAATTACTGATATTGAGGATGACCGTGGCGTGGCCTGGTCAAGTGTTAGCACTTTCTTGGTAAGAAAAAAGTTTTCGTCGGAAGACCCTGGGTCTCCTCTCGCGGAGATGATCAAGAATCTTGAACACGCGGGGGTCGAAGCACTGCGCTTCACTGTACCGTCTCATGCCGGTAAATCTTTTGGCCTGATTACTAAAGATATCAACCCCATTCACATGTCAGCAGTGATGGCTAAGGTCTTTGGCTTTAAGCGGGACTTGGCTCACGGTATGTGGGCCTTGGCACGGGGAACAGC
This Pseudobacteriovorax antillogorgiicola DNA region includes the following protein-coding sequences:
- a CDS encoding 6-phosphogluconolactonase, translating into MKILSCADDRTFIDLSLQWLRKTVEDMDIRKIFVPAGNTPKTLYQHIEQESFPWLQNVTFVQIDELLDVPPKIRFRSFLEDYLPTYRNQIHWIDQGPLDGVGATILGLGINGHIAFHEPHMSPGFRFGEVTLSSESCRYLRLPEGTRGVSYGVGSFMASERVLLLVVGESKQKALDGMLRNDRRFPATWLREHPDLTIIYRSDQVKAEQQ
- a CDS encoding PIG-L family deacetylase, with the translated sequence MSRPSHHEYNLIVAAHPDDETLFFSSILMQEARETRVLCVTDGNADGQGSVRKKQFTSAMASFGIHHGKFGTLPDIYEKRLSYDEVSEMLEDLPTPTRVYTHGPVGEYMHPHHQDVCYAVTRFFRGVCPVFGVAYNCFPDEHHHLSRAQFELKAKVIAETYGSETNRFLNLIPCTAVEGFVELSYSEVREIYKLLSGQSQSMDESQLKHFLWLKKFLIHRASLSGERLF
- a CDS encoding lipase family protein; this encodes MIAVSGDTMLIAFRGSKWIKDYLIDAEFFQRSSNVNEVRGKVHSGILRHYKNLRPALVNGIESRRHKVKKIFVTGHSLGGGLAQLTSLYIAKNKLPIKGLYTSAAPRLGDAEYLRDLEIHLQEKIYSAITQLDLVPHLPPSQWLAPEFAAIVPGDNVFTRWLKGFVEFLNYDVSPGQVTFIPQSGSWKTMKSFEKLSSERQYWERLKDSIQSGNIWQLFSDLQERFGTHTPEAYLCQLAEAESTKRSSLF
- a CDS encoding MFS transporter, giving the protein MSRTTIHPGYVFAGIATLVSVSFLDNIRGPLLPILCERLNLSYSYGGLFLTIGNFAAVVSTLMMGRALKRHSEKKVTLFICGFCALPGFIAPWVHDLVRLLALGLVMGAGVALMGSICNILTIKGSPSHLRGRLLSIQQVMYGVGSFLGPMTFAWFYEAQYPWWTAISIMSLANLILAGIITRVVPDEPAEDHDLNQPKEPFQWYSLVPVTLFAIYVGGEVLTSMWMSTYFIQVQNYSTVDASQLTSYFFLAISSSRFLSFLLVRPQWERMAMIGSLVLGITFILLAINGYPKLMPLAGLLGPFFPLFMAQVSHIYPKLWKSMTIWIFTAIQTSLALIHLSVGQLTDWVGIERAFYLAPLMITIALFMSLSFFRNNPIKFQST
- a CDS encoding class I SAM-dependent rRNA methyltransferase, producing MAKVHLKPGKEKSLINHHPWVFSGALQTAPKSLASGDDVSVHSAKGQFLGRGYYNPHSQIRVRIYSWQDGVSLNADFLREQIKSSIERRKHIDRQETNCIRLVAHDADYLPGLVIDQFDQWVSFQILTAGMEKHRDTIIALILELLNPQGIVERSDEAVRKKEGLELRKEVILGELPKEGVTVLENGMKLLVDLWEGHKTGFYIDQRDNRAIIKHYSEGSRVLNCFSYTGGFSVAAALGGAHEVTSIDESEPALELAQESFEKNGLSIPHHTIHKDVFKYLRELRDAGEQFDFIILDPPKFAASHRNIQGACRGYKDLNLLAFQLLRPGGLLASFSCSGLISRDLFQKVVFGATIDAGCDAQIVKHLSQSEDHPTRLSFPESLYLKGLLLRKV
- a CDS encoding arsenate reductase ArsC — protein: MASILFLCTGNSCRSQMAEGWAKFLWQGQHDVYSAGLKAHGLNPYAVRVMKEAGVDISQQKSQVIDDVPWQSMDYVTTVCGHADEHCPSLPVKAKKIHHPFDDPPRLAQDLTDEEEILFVYRRVRDEIRDFLDGWEGMKQ
- a CDS encoding NAD-dependent epimerase/dehydratase family protein; the protein is MRAFVTGGTGFIGLHVVKELIADRWDVTVLYRKTSDLSRLDNLDVQLVEGDIVDQDQMARILSQGFDAVFHVAGDVSLWRMKNDLQNQINIHGTRTLARQSLKHEVGRFVHTSSVAVWGLPDGTINERSEKKGPTAPINYMKSKFYGEQEVLACVQEGLDAVILNPCHVMGPYDEQNWSQLFTMIHRGQLPGVPPGLGTFCHVKDVAKAHLQALYKGTQGECYLLGGSQASYLDVGREVAELLQVPAPKQLPAWLLAMSGQYAELVSWFTGREPAMTPEKAALLSHDVKVDCTKAINHLDYEITPVSRILEESFHWLKHAGYLS